The Duganella sp. BuS-21 sequence GGGATCGGTCAGGTAGGCGTTGAATTCGAATGCGTCGTACACCTGGCCCGACTCGGTATTGCGCACGGTGGTGATGTGCGCATCGTGGTTGTCGTCGATCAGGAAATCGACCACGTACACGCCGGCCTGTGGCACTTTTTTGAATTGGGCCTGATCGAAACGGTTGTCCAGGTCCATCTGATCGAAGAACACCACGCCGTTTTTCTTGCACTCCATGCGCGACAGATTGCCGTTCACGCTGGCGGTCCAGGCGGTGCCGCTGTAGAAGCACCACAGGCGTTTCAGCAGCGCGCCGCGCGGATTGATCGGCAGCGTCAGGCGGCCCGAAGCAGTTTGCGTGACGGAGAACGGCACGAACTTTTGCACGATCGGGTTTTTCTGGCGTTGCTCGAAGTAGCCAATGCCGTTGATGACCGGCGCCACGGCGCTCGCATTGATGTACAGCTCGATGTACACCTCGCCGATGGCGATCAGGGTCATCAGGTCCAGGCCGCCGATTTCCTTTACCGGGAAAATAGCCTGATTGCGCTCGGTGAAGTCCAGCAGCAGATATTTCAGGTTGTCGGCGCCGTTCTTGTAGTTGTTGACGGCGTTGATCTGGGCGTAGGTCAAATCCCAAATCACGCGCGCGCCCACCTTGACGCGAACGCGGTCGATCTTCGTTTTATCGAAGGTCGTACCGGACAGGGCCAGCTTGACATTCACCAGGGTAAATTCTTCGGCCGGGATGCGGATGGTTGCGATCTGGCCGGCGGCGACGCCCACGGCTTGTTGCAGGGGTTTGTTGAACATGTGGTTTTATCCGTAGAGTGCAGTTTGTACGAGGTCGCGGGTCACGGTGATCCGGTTCAGTACCCAGATCACGGCCAGCGTGGCGATGGCGGTTTTAACCGCGCCTTTCACGTCGCCCATGATTAGGCCGGCAGGAACTTGTCCAGCGGGTTGGCCGGCAGGGCGGCATTGGCGTATTTCGCGATACCGACAACGGCCAGGATGAACAGGGCTTGCTTGAGGTAGGTCTTCATGTGTAGCGGTCCTTAGTAGGGTTGAGTGTTCGAATCCCGAACGAGGTTTTTCAACGCCGGAATCCTCGATACCAGCCAGGCCGAGATGACGATTGCGGCCAGGGTGGCTATCGTTTCCTGCGAAAGCTTTTGCGGCGTCGGTAGATACTTGGCGATTTGCATGAGGCCAAAGTTACCGGCGCCGCCCAGGAAAAACTAGGCTTCGGGCCGCTCCTACGGGTACGCCTACCCCTAGGTAGAAAATCACGCC is a genomic window containing:
- a CDS encoding major capsid protein P2; the protein is MFNKPLQQAVGVAAGQIATIRIPAEEFTLVNVKLALSGTTFDKTKIDRVRVKVGARVIWDLTYAQINAVNNYKNGADNLKYLLLDFTERNQAIFPVKEIGGLDLMTLIAIGEVYIELYINASAVAPVINGIGYFEQRQKNPIVQKFVPFSVTQTASGRLTLPINPRGALLKRLWCFYSGTAWTASVNGNLSRMECKKNGVVFFDQMDLDNRFDQAQFKKVPQAGVYVVDFLIDDNHDAHITTVRNTESGQVYDAFEFNAYLTDPGGASMTVIAEVLDTVTNL